One Zeugodacus cucurbitae isolate PBARC_wt_2022May chromosome 3, idZeuCucr1.2, whole genome shotgun sequence genomic region harbors:
- the LOC105217451 gene encoding uncharacterized protein LOC105217451 — MGNVCSSGDKRKNDSISEKSDDSSPYQEANKKEIQLASVGNNSEKLAPLADPEPVPPDVSFTTAAQNETQQTPNEANKDVIKGNQCSEKDSETTTPQALNAPCDISNQKTAPNNLAILQGKPPPGRKIERDKKIVIYILANNSPEYKKHKRVIHSLFKQFVTKCQSQGFDFLISDVHENDVGAKKDFGKLLEVKRWTQSPQEAQGGHEEAANCLSEISRHNSTAYIIPVLFLGSSLGTPMLPLTIESQDFTSVLSVANEEEKVLLEKWYTIDNSYQPMCHRLYTQQIDTYSTEVNDELNHLLEVLLRLFSDDLKDSYLTTVVEQEINNTVLISQEHAKRCIWIQTGAQYTKLHENASQLDAEVLRRITKVYTELKMHLSEKNLIRILPTMNILDEELTAVIENLLDKSITSIFEEHQNKNSIPYNTNGVDKVLLEEVHLIAHYSKILAQNSANFDIMNDVKRYLKDNTQWPLIISGASGCGKSVLASKIMENVQRWKPDAHLILRFANLTVRSSDLTSLLGSITDQLSVLVNGAQCNCEHSTEGYSNVLKDLLENKDFFVIIIIDSLDEITQDNLNWLPLHLNSTSKVILTITETENREESLMLTNLCELGIPNKCFIKMKQFTERQWNDILSSGGSEFYASNGALKLPDEWKLLRGKTPLHAKSLWWLAWLSHMSISITDISDVLDKMLQILESKFQTEHVELMLLIVAVSKWGIRESDCLGIFQKQTQLEAQVAFKIWSKFCWLMGPMLLFLKNIRIADKTFKNAVFKRYTHKRWLVHKTIRDYFDRQQSILPNATGNGHITNYNYQKYLKLPYHHFCAIVEDNATCEKIEMLFNCFYFTDLQWIADKVHSNGPAYLMHDIIVSEKLAKITEQSWIHITFLKEFLKTYMRELNYDGHQFFTLIKYYLKVRIRDDMTLKDDEKIRSWLEFTNEIEIPFMEILNSNLGSDEYASTSSYDVLVNLPQKGYHVASICTEREEICIWDVQSCSRVRQLLGIPQPTSMCPVGSYEAAVLCRREIKVINLDEGKYKITLKGVMNQKMPYFGLHDQNHVVCLSRNRMYVHLMNLESGDCVMTFKAGEDRFLNSLLVSGDGRILVCGDETQKPFPLLVWHLSQKKLLYDLRIPHHDFITSLSAITYEGSYVCVVAKELNEPTPNFIVVYDLQSGTLFKKWKPACNTVSLAISQSNACVIAGLEDAKILIWDLITGNCRSTLVGHNAPVTFLKLDPLGKVLLSRDKDGRDNSIRVWELNTGKSLAVYKPPGQITACEILPNGAFVVVALKNRTELLTLALKNYGEAPDDNCYLYGNQDNQNKTFKLN, encoded by the exons atgGGTAACGTTTGCAGTTCTGGGGATAAAAGAAAAAACGACAGCATATCAGAGAAATCAGATGa TTCCTCGCCGTACCAAGAAGCCAATAAAAAGGAAATTCAATTAGCATCTGTTGGGAATAATAGTGAGAAACTTGCGCCTTTGGCCGATCCAGAGCCGGTGCCACCAGATGTGTCCTTCACAACAGCCGCGCAAAATGAAACACAACAAACGCCCAACGAAGCCAATAAAGATGTTATCAAAGGCAATCAATGCTCGGAGAAGG ACTCTGAAACAACCACACCACAAGCTTTGAATGCACCTTGCgatatttcaaaccaaaaaactgCGCCTAACAATTTAGCGATTCTTCAAGGAAAACCTCCGCCCGGACGTAAAATCGAAAGGGacaaaaaaattgtgatttatATTTTAGCGAATAATAGTCCCGAGTACAAAAAGCATAAACGGGTTATACATAGTCTCTTTAAGCAGTTTGTCACGAAATGTCAAAGTCAAGGTTTTGACTTTTTAATCTCAGATGTGCATGAGAACGATGTTGGGGCTAAGAAAGACTTCGGTAAATTACTGGAAGTTAAGCGCTGGACGCAAAGCCCACAAGAAGCACAAGGGGGTCACGAAGAGGCTGCAAATTGCTTATCGGAAATATCTCGTCACAATTCCACCGCTTACATTATACCAGTTCTATTTCTAGGCTCATCACTTGGCACACCCATGTTACCGTTGACCATTGAAAGTCAAGATTTCACATCGGTTTTGAGTGTGGCAAATGAGGAGGAGAAAGTACTATTGGAAAAATGGTATACAATAGACAATTCATATCAGCCCATGTGTCACCGCTTGTATACACAACAAATTGATACATATTCCACCGAAGTTAATGATGAATTGAATCATTTGTTGGAAGTGCTACTTCGCCTTTTTTCcgatgatttaaaagactcatATTTAACAACCGTAGTTgaacaagaaataaataatacggTACTTATAAGCCAGGAGCACGCCAAGCGTTGCATTTGGATACAGACTGGTGCACAATACACAAAACTACACGAAAATGCCTCGCAATTAGATGCAGAAGTTTTACGACGAATCACCAAAGTATACACTGAGTTGAAAATGCATCTCTCGGAGAAAAATCTAATTCGAATTTTGCCCACTATGAATATTTTGGATGAAGAACTGACAGCAGTTATCGAAAATTTACTGGATAAATCGATAACTTCAATTTTTGAGGagcatcaaaacaaaaatagtataCCGTATAACACTAATGGTGTAGATAAGGTACTCTTAGAGGAAGTACACCTAATCGCACATTACTCCAAAATATTAGCTCAAAATTCAGCCAATTTTGATATTATGAATGACGTTAAAAG ATACCTTAAAGACAACACACAATGGCCCTTAATAATTTCAGGTGCCAGTGGCTGTGGGAAAAGTGTGTTAGCTTCTAAAATTATGGAAAACGTTCAAAGATGGAAACCAGACGCCCATTTGATATTGAG GTTTGCAAACTTGACAGTCCGATCATCCGATCTAACATCCCTATTGGGCTCCATAACAGATCAACTATCGGTATTGGTTAACGGCGCGCAATGTAATTGTGAACAC TCTACAGAAGGCTATTCAAATGTACTGAAAGATCTGTTGGAAAACAAGGATTTCTTCGTAATCATCATTATCGATTCGTTGGATGAGATTACACAAGACAACTTAAATTGGTTGCCATTACATCTAAATAGCACTTCCAAAGTGATACTTACCATAACCGAAACAGAAAACAGAGAAGAATCGCTAATGTTAACCAATTTGTGCGAGCTCGGCATACCCAACAAGTGTTTTATAAAGATGAAGCAATTCACCGAACGACAGTGGAATGATATTCTTAGTTCCGGTGGAAGTGAATTTTACGCATCAAATGGTGCACTCAAATTACCCGACGAATGGAAACTTTTGCGTGGCAAGACACCGTTACACGCCAAATCACTTTGGTGGTTAGCATGGCTTTCACACATGTCCATTAGCATAACGGATATATCGGATGTCTTGGATAAAATGTTGCAGATTTTAGAGAGCAAATTTCAAACGGAACATGTGGAGTTGATGCTGCTGATTGTCGCCGTATCCAAGTGGGGTATACGCGAAAGCGATTGTTTGGGTATTTTTCAAAAGCAAACACAATTAGAAGCGCAGGTCGCTTTTAAGATATGGTCAAAATTTTGTTGGTTAATGGGTCCAAtgctgttatttttaaagaatattcgCATAGCtgataaaacatttaaaaatgctGTTTTCAAGAGGTATACACACAAAAGGTGGCTGGTACACAAAACAATACGTGACTACTTCGATCGTCAACAGAGCATACTGCCAAATGCAACCGGGAATGGACATATAACAAA TTACAATTATCAAAAGTACTTAAAACTGCCTTATCATCATTTTTGTGCCATAGTTGAAGATAATGCAACTtgcgaaaaaattgaaatgctcTTCAACTGTTTCTACTTTACCGATCTTCAGTGGATTGCCGATAAAGTTCACTCTAACGGTCCAGCGTATTTAATGCATGATATAATTGTTTCGGAGAAACTCGCGAAAATTACCGAACAATCGTGGATTCATATAACATTTTTGAAAGAGTTTTTAAAAACCTACATGCGCGAACTCAACTATGATGGTCACcaatttttcactttaattaaatattatctgAAAGTGCGTATACGTGATGATATGACATTGAAAGATGATGAGAAGATTCGCTCATGGTTAGAGTTCACCAATGAAATAGAAATACCATTTATGGAAATATTGAATAGTAATTTGGGTTCGGATGAGTATGCCTCCACTAGCAGTTATGATGTGTTGGTCAATTTGCCACAGAAGGGTTACCATGTGGCATCAATATGTACCGAACGCgaggaaatatgtatatgggaCGTGCAGAGTTGTTCGCGTGTACGGCAATTGTTGGGCATACCACAGCCAACTTCTATGTGTCCCGTCGGCAGTTATGAAGCGGCTGTATTATGTCGACGAGAAATTAAAGTTATCAATCTGGATGAAGGAAAATATAAG ATAACTTTGAAAGGTGTTATGAATCAGAAAATGCCCTATTTTGGTTTACACGATCAAAACCATGTGGTCTGCTTATCGCGTAATcgcatgtatgtacatcttaTGAATTTAGAGTCTGGAGACTGTGTTATGACCTTTAAGGCTGGAGAAGATCGATTCCTTAATTCGCTTTTGGTTTCAGGCGATGGACG TATACTCGTTTGCGGAGATGAAACACAAAAACCATTTCCACTTTTGGTTTGGCATCTGTCACAGAAGAAGCTACTCTATGATTTGCGCATTCCACATCATGATTTCATCACTTCGCTATCGGCAATAACATATGAGGGTTCATATGTCTGCGTTGTGGCCAAAGAGCTAAATGAGCCGACTCCAAATTTTATTGTCGTTTATGATCTACAAAGCGGTACATTGTTCAAGAAATGGAAGCCAGCCTGTAATACAGTCTCATTGGCGATATCACAATCGAACGCTTGCGTCATAGCTGGTTTGGaagatgcaaaaatattaatttgggaTTTAATAACGGGCAATTGTCGGTCCACATTGGTTGGTCACAATGCACCGgtgacatttttaaaattagatCCATTGGGAAAGGTATTGCTGTCACGTGATAAAGATGGTCGTGATAACTCCATACGCGTATGGGAACTGAATACAG gTAAATCACTTGCCGTTTACAAGCCGCCTGGCCAAATAACAGCGTGTGAGATACTTCCAAATGGTGCATTTGTAGTCGTAGCTTTGAAGAACAGAACTGAACTATTGACTTTGGCTTTAAAAAACTATGGAGAAGCTCCAGATGATAATTGTTACTTGTATGGCAATCAGGATAAccaaaacaaaacttttaaacttaattaa
- the LOC105217452 gene encoding protein lev-9 isoform X3 produces the protein MNKLLIYFLVLTVLIYKVISVPTQTQTEVPQDDEDEDWDEDDDSSEVDDDGRVYKNPRNSPSTECPRDEEQATLLGQKCLRKCSSDEDCKSKKKKCLCDGVCGMSCIKPDRECPELAQPSLGQVTVAGRHFGARATYSCPHGYHVVGLQSRLCQADGNWAGAEPACKQNIYCLKPPQIEHARHSALPEQETFDLDSTVQYHCHTGYVTNGFPRAKCLAIDGQASWYGPDIQCEPRSCGQPPDPAYGWHAGECYTFGCKISYNCGNTYELVGKHERYCQSDGSWVPKELPTCVSKNDNNTIVANKSL, from the exons atgaataaactaCTGATTTATTTCTTGGTGCTGACAGTACTCATATATAAAG TTATTTCCGTACCAACACAAACGCAAACAGAGGTTCCTCAAGATGACGAAGATGAAGATTGGGACGAAGATGATGACTCTTCTGAGGTAGACGATGATGGGCGCGTCTATAAGAATCCTAGAAATTCTCCCTCCACTGAATGTCCAAGGGATGAGGAGCAGGCAACACTACTCGGACAGAAATGTTTGAGAAAATGCTCCTCGGATGAGGACTGTAAAAGTAAAAAGAAGAAGTGCCTATGTGATGGTGTGTGTGGCATGTCCTGTATTAAGCCCG ATAGAGAATGTCCAGAGCTGGCGCAACCATCATTGGGTCAAGTTACGGTCGCAGGCAGACATTTTGGCGCACGTGCTACATATTCTTGTCCCCATGGCTATCATGTTGTTGGACTACAGAGTCGGCTGTGTCAAGCTGATGGCAATTGGGCAGGAGCTGAACCGGCATGCAAACAGAATA ttTACTGTCTCAAGCCACCACAGATAGAGCATGCACGCCATTCAGCGCTACCCGAACAGGAGACTTTTGATCTAGACTCTACCGTGCAATACCACTGTCATACTGGCTATGTTACAAATGGATTTCCACGCGCTAAATGCCTAGCCATTGATGGACAGGCTAGCTGGTATGGACCGGATATACAATGCGAAC CAAGATCATGTGGACAGCCGCCAGATCCAGCATACGGCTGGCATGCTGGTGAATGCTACACTTTCGGTTGTAAAATTAGTTACAACTGTGGTAATACCTATGAGTTGGTGGGTAAACATGAACGCTACTGCCAATCTGATGGCTCCTGGGTGCCAAAGGAACTGCCCACATGTGTct ctaaaaatgataataataccATCGTAGCAAACAAGTCGCTATAA